One stretch of Streptomyces sp. A2-16 DNA includes these proteins:
- a CDS encoding SCO0930 family lipoprotein: MKTSWRNASLVASAAAVLALTTACGQESGTSSVGSQNVGATAAAGGYGGVGSGIGTGTSPSASPTVGGGQGNLGAQSASAGKLEVSANAELGDVLTDSAGLSLYRFDEDTAEPPKSNCNGDCATAWPPVPADDASAGAGIDKALLGEVTRSDGSKQLTIGGWPAYRYAKDTKAGDLTGQGVGGKWYALAPTGKKASVASLPGLSTRNDPNLGEIVVDKNGMTVYRFAKDKAWPEPVSNCNGACLEKWPAVAPVSSNDTKGVQKKGLMSFTRGDGVKQQTVNCSPIYTFSGDKEAGDTNGQGVGGTWYAVRPNGEMVGVSDK; encoded by the coding sequence ATGAAGACCTCCTGGCGGAACGCCTCACTCGTGGCAAGCGCCGCGGCGGTGCTGGCTCTGACGACGGCGTGCGGTCAGGAAAGCGGCACGTCGTCGGTGGGCAGCCAGAACGTCGGTGCCACAGCGGCTGCGGGCGGTTACGGCGGCGTCGGCTCCGGTATCGGGACCGGTACCAGCCCGAGCGCCAGCCCCACCGTGGGCGGTGGCCAGGGGAACCTGGGCGCCCAGTCGGCCTCGGCCGGCAAGCTCGAGGTGTCCGCGAACGCCGAGCTCGGGGACGTGCTGACCGACAGCGCCGGTCTCAGCCTCTACCGCTTCGACGAGGACACCGCCGAGCCGCCGAAGTCGAACTGCAACGGCGACTGTGCGACGGCCTGGCCCCCGGTGCCCGCGGACGACGCCTCGGCAGGCGCCGGTATCGACAAGGCGCTGCTCGGTGAGGTGACCCGGTCCGACGGCAGCAAGCAGCTGACCATCGGCGGCTGGCCGGCCTACCGCTACGCCAAGGACACCAAGGCCGGCGATCTGACCGGCCAGGGTGTGGGCGGCAAGTGGTACGCGCTGGCGCCCACGGGCAAGAAGGCGTCGGTCGCCAGCCTGCCCGGACTGTCCACGCGCAACGACCCCAACCTGGGCGAGATTGTCGTCGACAAGAACGGCATGACGGTCTACCGCTTCGCCAAGGACAAGGCCTGGCCCGAGCCTGTCTCGAACTGCAACGGCGCCTGCCTGGAGAAGTGGCCGGCCGTCGCCCCGGTGTCGTCGAACGACACCAAGGGCGTCCAGAAGAAGGGTCTGATGAGCTTCACCCGCGGCGACGGTGTGAAGCAGCAGACGGTCAACTGCTCGCCCATCTACACCTTCTCGGGCGACAAGGAGGCCGGGGACACCAACGGCCAGGGCGTCGGCGGCACCTGGTACGCCGTCCGTCCCAACGGAGAGATGGTCGGCGTCTCCGACAAGTGA
- a CDS encoding SAM-dependent methyltransferase: protein MERPAWAPRSIDISVPSVARIYDFYLGGSHNFEADRVAARKAMEHVPGLPKIMQANRAFMRRAVRFAVDQGITQFLDIGSGIPTFGNVHEVAQSASPGARVVYVDHDPVAVAHSKAVIADNPDAGVVAADLRKPQEILDSAEVRRLIDPNRPVAVLLVAILHFVEDADDPYEAVAELRDAFAPGSLLVLTHAAYEGIPLSQEQVQGAMDVYEDIRNPLIMRSHNEIARFFEGYDMVEPGLVPMPRWRPESENWDPDDEDPWAFSQFGGVGRAA from the coding sequence ATGGAGCGTCCCGCCTGGGCTCCCCGGAGCATCGACATCTCGGTGCCGAGCGTCGCGCGTATCTACGACTTCTACCTGGGCGGTTCGCACAACTTCGAGGCCGACCGGGTGGCGGCCCGCAAGGCCATGGAGCACGTCCCGGGACTGCCGAAGATCATGCAGGCGAACCGGGCGTTCATGCGACGGGCGGTGCGCTTCGCGGTCGACCAGGGCATCACGCAGTTCCTGGACATCGGCTCCGGCATCCCCACCTTCGGCAACGTCCACGAGGTCGCCCAGAGCGCCAGCCCCGGTGCCCGTGTCGTCTACGTCGACCACGATCCGGTGGCGGTCGCGCACAGCAAGGCGGTCATCGCCGACAACCCGGACGCGGGCGTCGTCGCGGCCGACCTCCGCAAGCCCCAGGAGATCCTGGACAGTGCCGAGGTCCGGCGGCTGATCGACCCGAACCGTCCGGTGGCGGTGCTTCTCGTTGCCATACTGCACTTCGTGGAAGACGCGGACGACCCCTACGAGGCGGTGGCCGAGCTGCGCGACGCGTTCGCGCCCGGCAGCCTGCTGGTGCTCACGCACGCCGCCTACGAGGGAATCCCGCTGTCGCAGGAGCAGGTTCAGGGCGCGATGGACGTGTACGAGGACATCCGCAACCCGCTGATCATGCGCTCGCACAACGAGATCGCACGGTTCTTCGAGGGGTACGACATGGTGGAACCCGGACTGGTACCGATGCCGCGGTGGCGGCCGGAGTCGGAGAACTGGGACCCCGACGACGAGGACCCCTGGGCCTTCTCCCAGTTCGGCGGCGTGGGGCGGGCGGCGTGA
- a CDS encoding EAL domain-containing protein, with protein MSAEPDGPEDRLRRFATIWSRAVFPVTSTSATRPEFDEQLLSLARRLSQALAARTVDTDEGRAVGAALVGAHCTDPEALTRSLDCVDAYLVLYCGGDGDREDLRSRSARLQHAMAAGFAQALRERTLGEQEAIAQAALEAQGVVAQALHATEARFRAVFEGAAIGIGIADLDGNVLQVNGALLRMFGITDQTMRGRKVQEWTHPEDAPQTWTLYDELVRGEREHYHLEKAFSRPDGTVLWTNLTVSLLRDADGTPQYQLALMEDTTERRLLNLRLRYEATHDALTGLPNRTLFFERLEKALSAGEGQRFGLCYLDLDGFKTINDSLGHAAGDRLLVEVADRLQSCATAPGEMVARLGGDEFVALTTGPDTESEVDDLAARIMNVLLAPVRIDGRELTVRGSIGIVEGPVGERGPAEVLRSADITMYRAKSAGGNRFELADPEADARAITRHGLTTQLPAALERGEFFIEYQPLVHLGDGSVRGAEALVRWLHPQHGVLGPDRFIPLAEHTGLIVPLGRWVLEQSVRQAREWRERHGEDVAGDPLRINVNLSPCQLTHPGLVQDTVDILERTGVAPDALCLEVTESALIGADDDLLKPLRRLAEMGVDIALDDFGTGYSNLANLRRLPVSVLKLDRSFTQSMQQFPADPVDLKIVEGIVSLAHGLNLAVTVEGVETGAQAEQLRILGCDTAQGWYYARPGPPERLHELALVDATG; from the coding sequence GTGAGCGCGGAACCGGACGGCCCGGAGGACAGACTGCGCCGGTTCGCGACGATCTGGAGCCGGGCCGTGTTCCCGGTGACCTCGACGTCCGCGACCCGGCCGGAGTTCGACGAGCAACTGCTGTCGCTGGCCCGCAGGTTGAGCCAGGCGCTCGCGGCCAGGACCGTCGACACGGACGAGGGCCGGGCGGTGGGCGCCGCCCTCGTGGGCGCGCACTGCACCGACCCTGAGGCGCTGACCCGCTCCCTGGACTGCGTCGATGCCTACCTGGTGCTCTACTGCGGCGGCGACGGCGACCGCGAGGACCTGCGGTCCCGGTCCGCGCGGCTGCAGCACGCCATGGCCGCCGGGTTCGCGCAGGCGCTGCGCGAGCGGACGCTGGGCGAGCAGGAGGCCATCGCACAGGCCGCCCTGGAGGCGCAGGGCGTGGTGGCACAGGCGCTGCACGCGACCGAGGCACGCTTCCGCGCGGTGTTCGAGGGCGCGGCCATAGGGATCGGCATCGCCGACCTGGACGGCAACGTCCTCCAGGTCAACGGCGCCCTGCTGCGCATGTTCGGCATCACCGACCAGACGATGCGCGGCCGCAAGGTCCAGGAGTGGACCCACCCCGAGGACGCGCCCCAGACCTGGACGCTCTACGACGAACTCGTCCGCGGCGAGCGCGAGCACTACCACCTCGAAAAGGCCTTCTCCCGCCCGGACGGAACGGTCCTGTGGACCAACCTGACGGTCTCCCTGCTGCGCGACGCCGACGGCACCCCGCAGTACCAGCTCGCCCTCATGGAGGACACCACCGAGCGCCGGCTGCTCAACCTCCGGTTGCGCTACGAGGCCACGCACGACGCCCTGACCGGGCTGCCCAACCGCACCCTGTTCTTCGAGCGCCTGGAGAAGGCGCTCAGTGCCGGTGAGGGCCAGCGGTTCGGCCTGTGCTACCTCGACCTCGACGGCTTCAAGACCATCAACGACAGCCTCGGCCACGCGGCGGGCGACCGGCTCCTCGTCGAGGTCGCCGACCGTCTCCAGTCCTGCGCGACCGCGCCGGGAGAGATGGTCGCCCGTCTGGGCGGTGACGAGTTCGTGGCGCTGACCACCGGACCCGACACCGAGAGCGAGGTCGACGACCTCGCGGCGCGCATCATGAACGTGCTGCTCGCCCCGGTCCGTATCGACGGCCGGGAGCTGACCGTGCGCGGCAGCATCGGGATCGTCGAGGGCCCGGTGGGCGAGCGGGGCCCCGCGGAGGTGCTGCGCAGCGCCGACATCACCATGTACCGGGCCAAGTCGGCGGGCGGCAACCGCTTCGAGCTGGCCGACCCGGAGGCCGACGCCCGCGCCATCACCCGGCACGGGCTGACGACCCAGCTGCCCGCCGCCCTGGAGCGGGGCGAGTTCTTCATCGAGTACCAGCCGCTGGTGCATCTCGGCGACGGCAGCGTGCGGGGCGCCGAGGCGCTGGTGCGTTGGCTCCACCCGCAGCACGGCGTCCTCGGCCCCGACCGGTTCATCCCGCTCGCGGAGCACACCGGGCTGATCGTGCCGCTCGGCCGCTGGGTCCTGGAGCAGTCGGTGCGCCAGGCCCGCGAGTGGCGAGAACGCCACGGCGAGGACGTCGCGGGCGACCCGCTCCGCATCAACGTCAACCTCTCGCCCTGCCAGCTCACCCACCCCGGCCTGGTCCAGGACACCGTGGACATCCTGGAGCGCACCGGGGTCGCCCCGGACGCCCTCTGCCTCGAGGTCACCGAGTCGGCCCTCATCGGCGCCGACGACGACCTGCTCAAGCCGCTGCGCCGACTCGCGGAGATGGGCGTCGACATCGCCCTGGACGACTTCGGCACCGGCTACTCGAACCTGGCGAACCTCCGCCGGCTCCCGGTCAGCGTCCTCAAGCTGGACCGCTCCTTCACCCAGAGCATGCAGCAGTTCCCCGCCGACCCGGTCGATCTCAAGATCGTCGAGGGGATCGTCTCGCTCGCCCACGGCCTGAACCTCGCGGTGACCGTCGAGGGCGTCGAAACCGGGGCCCAGGCCGAGCAGTTGCGGATACTGGGCTGCGACACGGCCCAGGGCTGGTACTACGCCCGCCCCGGCCCGCCGGAGCGGCTGCACGAGCTGGCGCTGGTGGACGCGACGGGCTGA
- a CDS encoding PQQ-binding-like beta-propeller repeat protein, with translation MKRRIVAVGAALLVLVGCAGNTSSGGPKTPAVPSSSGASGPTVETSSMSVSGPWRAWTAPLSRQEAQGSCGATAHQVVCATDSGGFVGRSRADGRITWTVPAGDRGKSAGLFVDAADERAVTGVAGRLRAANLRTGAQAWTRRLPTGRAYFALGAADGIVYALHAPEPFTGTAAVLDAVRASDGRPLWHRSVDWSPGEPLAAFRGRVYTSDGTRVTARDARTGTTLATSPTSVECPHLVTGGHYLVCTGSPFSAEDTFPPMHRLDPATLRPLPTPRNTINKPVHGVISDDGVLVLYEAGAEDTSAGNWFAYDLENDRKLWSTYATEVDVAVAGGRFVTFTPGTDHTTRDRLLTIDLHAGPQGTGSAAPRMSPAYAQTRDGEHPVLVVPGGDTGHVLVMARTHGSLRSLPLP, from the coding sequence ATGAAGCGGCGGATCGTTGCGGTGGGCGCGGCACTGCTGGTGCTGGTGGGGTGCGCGGGGAACACCTCGTCCGGCGGACCGAAGACCCCGGCGGTCCCGTCGTCGTCCGGCGCCTCGGGGCCGACGGTGGAGACGAGCTCGATGTCCGTCTCCGGCCCGTGGCGCGCGTGGACGGCGCCCCTCTCCCGCCAGGAGGCCCAGGGCAGTTGCGGCGCGACCGCGCACCAGGTGGTGTGCGCGACCGACTCCGGCGGCTTCGTGGGCCGTTCGCGGGCCGACGGCCGTATCACCTGGACCGTGCCCGCGGGCGACCGCGGCAAGAGCGCCGGACTGTTCGTCGACGCGGCCGACGAACGGGCCGTGACCGGGGTCGCGGGCAGGCTCCGCGCGGCGAACCTGCGGACGGGTGCACAGGCGTGGACCCGTCGACTGCCCACCGGCCGCGCCTACTTCGCCCTCGGCGCCGCGGACGGGATCGTCTACGCTCTGCACGCACCGGAGCCCTTCACCGGCACCGCCGCCGTCCTCGACGCCGTTCGCGCGTCCGACGGCAGGCCCCTCTGGCACCGGTCCGTCGACTGGAGCCCGGGCGAACCCCTGGCCGCCTTCCGGGGCCGGGTCTACACGTCCGACGGCACCCGGGTCACCGCCCGCGACGCCCGCACCGGCACCACCCTGGCGACCAGCCCCACGAGCGTCGAGTGCCCGCACCTCGTCACCGGCGGCCACTACCTGGTGTGCACCGGCAGCCCGTTCTCCGCCGAGGACACCTTCCCGCCCATGCACCGCCTGGATCCGGCGACGTTGAGGCCGCTGCCGACCCCACGGAACACGATCAACAAGCCCGTGCACGGGGTGATCTCCGACGACGGGGTCCTGGTGCTGTACGAGGCCGGCGCCGAGGACACGAGCGCGGGCAACTGGTTCGCGTACGACCTCGAGAACGACCGCAAGCTGTGGAGCACCTACGCCACCGAGGTGGACGTCGCGGTGGCCGGCGGCCGGTTCGTGACCTTCACCCCCGGCACCGACCACACCACGCGGGACCGCCTGCTCACGATCGACCTGCACGCGGGTCCGCAGGGCACCGGAAGCGCCGCGCCCCGCATGTCCCCGGCCTACGCGCAGACGAGGGACGGCGAACACCCCGTGCTCGTCGTACCGGGCGGGGACACGGGCCACGTCCTCGTCATGGCCCGTACCCACGGTTCCCTGCGCTCACTGCCGCTCCCCTAG
- a CDS encoding LysR substrate-binding domain-containing protein encodes MQFQQLQYFVAVAETRHFTRAAEAVHVAQPSLSQQIRALERELGADLFLRARGNISLTDAGEALLPLARRILADADTARHEVQELVQLRSGRVRLGATPSLCTGLLPDVLRAFHDRYPGIRLMIEEGGSHDLVRLLARGALDLALVVLPLPTPSPALTTVELLREDLVVVSSPEAPAPGGPGRRTVRVADLESEPLVMFRHGYDLRELTVAACRAEGFEPDFAVEGGEMDAVLGFVRAGLGVAVVPRMVATRSGRGLRVTPLARPGLHRTIALAHRSDVAPPRAARELQRMLLER; translated from the coding sequence ATGCAGTTCCAGCAGCTCCAGTACTTCGTGGCGGTCGCCGAGACCCGCCACTTCACCCGTGCCGCCGAGGCGGTCCATGTCGCCCAGCCCTCCCTGTCGCAGCAGATCAGGGCCCTGGAGCGGGAGCTCGGGGCGGACCTCTTCCTGCGGGCGCGCGGCAACATCTCGCTCACCGACGCGGGTGAGGCCCTGCTGCCGCTGGCCCGGCGCATCCTGGCGGACGCGGACACGGCCCGGCACGAGGTGCAGGAGCTGGTGCAGCTGCGCAGCGGGCGGGTGCGGCTCGGCGCGACCCCGAGCCTGTGCACCGGTCTGCTGCCGGACGTGCTGCGCGCCTTCCACGACCGCTATCCCGGGATCCGGCTGATGATCGAGGAGGGCGGCTCCCACGACCTCGTACGGCTGCTCGCGCGCGGTGCTCTCGACCTGGCCCTGGTGGTCCTCCCGCTGCCCACGCCGTCCCCGGCGCTGACGACGGTGGAACTGCTGCGCGAGGACCTGGTCGTCGTCTCCTCGCCGGAGGCGCCGGCGCCGGGTGGTCCTGGCCGGCGTACCGTGCGCGTCGCCGACCTGGAGAGCGAGCCCCTTGTGATGTTCCGGCACGGCTACGACCTGCGTGAACTGACCGTCGCCGCATGCCGCGCCGAGGGGTTCGAGCCCGACTTCGCGGTGGAGGGCGGGGAGATGGACGCCGTCCTCGGCTTCGTGCGGGCGGGGCTGGGTGTGGCCGTCGTCCCGCGGATGGTCGCCACGCGCTCGGGGCGGGGGCTGCGGGTCACCCCGCTCGCCCGGCCAGGGCTGCACCGGACGATCGCGCTGGCCCACCGCAGCGACGTGGCTCCGCCGCGCGCGGCACGGGAGTTGCAGCGGATGCTGCTGGAGCGCTGA
- a CDS encoding succinate dehydrogenase has translation MARTVWDSTVGKKAVMAVSGLIMLLYLVVHMIGNLKIFFGAGEFNHYAHWLRTVGEPFMHYEWTLWLIRIVLVVAVVAHAGSAYQLSRRDIRARPSKYIHRKPRAGYATRTMRWGGIILGLFIVWHILDLTTGTVHSGGFQEGHPYQNVVDTFSTWYGNVIYIVAMLALGLHVRHGFWSAAQTLGVGSRTRDRALKAVANVLALLLTAGFIAVPVGVMTGVVS, from the coding sequence ATGGCACGCACCGTGTGGGACAGCACTGTCGGCAAGAAGGCCGTGATGGCCGTCAGCGGGCTGATCATGCTGCTGTACCTGGTCGTCCACATGATCGGCAACCTGAAGATCTTCTTCGGGGCGGGCGAGTTCAACCACTACGCGCACTGGCTGCGCACGGTCGGCGAACCGTTCATGCACTACGAGTGGACGCTCTGGCTCATCCGGATCGTGCTGGTCGTCGCCGTCGTCGCGCACGCCGGCTCCGCCTACCAGCTCAGCCGCCGGGACATCCGGGCGCGGCCCAGCAAGTACATCCACAGGAAGCCCCGGGCCGGCTACGCGACGCGCACCATGCGCTGGGGCGGGATCATCCTCGGCCTGTTCATCGTCTGGCACATCCTCGACCTGACGACCGGCACCGTGCACTCGGGCGGCTTCCAGGAGGGCCACCCGTACCAGAACGTCGTGGACACCTTCTCCACCTGGTACGGCAACGTCATCTACATCGTCGCGATGCTCGCCCTCGGCCTGCACGTACGGCACGGCTTCTGGAGTGCCGCCCAGACCCTCGGCGTCGGCAGCCGCACCCGCGACCGCGCCCTCAAGGCCGTCGCGAACGTCCTCGCACTGCTGCTCACGGCCGGATTCATCGCCGTACCCGTGGGTGTCATGACCGGAGTGGTGAGCTGA
- a CDS encoding fumarate reductase/succinate dehydrogenase flavoprotein subunit → MTYVDYTTGAPLTDDKAPSGPVNERWDTRRFEAKLVNPANRRKHTVIVVGTGLAGGSAGATLAEQGYHVVQFCYQDSPRRAHSIAAQGGINAAKNYRNDGDSIHRLFYDTVKGGDFRARESNVHRLAQISVEIIDQCVAQGVPFAREYGGLLDTRSFGGVQVSRTFYARGQTGQQLLLGAYQALSRQIAAGNIEMHPRTEMLDLIVVDGRARGIVARDLVTGRVDTYFADAVVLASGGYGNVFYLSTNAMNSNATAIWRAHRRGAHFANPCFTQIHPTCIPRTGDHQSKLTLMSESLRNDGRIWVPKAKGDTRPPNRIPEDERDYYLERIYPSFGNLVPRDIASRAAKNVCDEGRGVGPGGQGVYLDFADAIERMGRKAVEAKYGNLFDMYQRITDEDPYQVPMRIYPAVHYTMGGLWVDYDLQTTIPGLFAIGEANFSDHGANRLGASALMQGLADGYFVLPATINDYLARNPHQDAVTDEHPAVQEVLAETEDRLNLLLAVDGDRTPDSFHREVGELMWEFCGMARTDSGLRKALERIPQIREEFWRRIKVPGTGEEFNQSLEKANRVVDYLELAELMCLDALHRAESCGGHFREESQTPDGEAARRDEEFAYAAAWEFTGTGEAPVLHKEDLVFEYVHPTQRSYA, encoded by the coding sequence ATGACCTACGTCGACTACACGACCGGCGCGCCGCTGACCGACGACAAGGCGCCCTCGGGGCCCGTCAACGAGCGCTGGGACACCCGCCGTTTCGAGGCCAAGCTCGTCAACCCCGCCAACCGGCGCAAGCACACGGTGATCGTGGTGGGCACCGGCCTCGCGGGCGGCTCGGCGGGCGCCACGCTCGCCGAACAGGGCTACCACGTCGTCCAGTTCTGCTACCAGGACTCCCCGCGCCGCGCCCACTCGATCGCCGCACAGGGCGGCATCAACGCGGCCAAGAACTACCGAAACGACGGCGACTCCATCCACCGGCTGTTCTACGACACCGTCAAGGGCGGCGACTTCCGGGCCCGCGAGTCCAACGTGCACCGGCTCGCGCAGATCTCCGTCGAGATCATCGACCAGTGCGTCGCCCAGGGCGTGCCCTTCGCCCGGGAGTACGGCGGTCTGCTCGACACCCGCTCCTTCGGCGGGGTGCAGGTCTCCCGGACCTTCTACGCCCGCGGGCAGACGGGTCAGCAGCTGCTGCTCGGCGCCTACCAGGCCCTCAGCAGGCAGATCGCCGCCGGGAACATCGAGATGCACCCGCGCACCGAGATGCTCGACCTGATCGTCGTCGACGGGCGGGCGCGGGGCATCGTGGCCCGGGACCTCGTCACCGGCCGCGTCGACACGTACTTCGCGGACGCGGTCGTCCTGGCCTCCGGCGGCTACGGCAACGTCTTCTACCTGTCGACGAACGCCATGAACTCCAACGCGACGGCGATCTGGCGGGCCCACCGCCGAGGCGCCCACTTCGCCAACCCCTGCTTCACGCAGATCCATCCGACGTGCATCCCGCGCACCGGCGACCACCAGTCCAAGCTGACGCTGATGAGCGAGTCGCTGCGCAACGACGGCCGGATCTGGGTGCCGAAGGCCAAGGGCGACACCCGTCCGCCGAACCGGATCCCCGAGGACGAGCGCGACTACTACCTGGAGCGCATCTACCCCTCCTTCGGCAACCTCGTCCCGCGTGACATCGCCTCCCGCGCCGCGAAGAACGTCTGCGACGAGGGCAGGGGAGTGGGCCCCGGCGGGCAGGGCGTCTACCTCGACTTCGCCGACGCCATCGAGCGGATGGGGCGGAAGGCCGTCGAGGCCAAGTACGGCAACCTCTTCGACATGTACCAGCGGATCACCGACGAGGATCCGTACCAGGTGCCGATGCGGATCTATCCCGCCGTGCACTACACGATGGGCGGACTGTGGGTCGACTACGACCTCCAGACCACGATCCCCGGCCTGTTCGCGATCGGCGAGGCCAACTTCTCCGACCACGGCGCCAACCGCCTCGGCGCCTCCGCGCTGATGCAGGGCCTCGCCGACGGCTACTTCGTGCTGCCGGCGACCATCAACGACTACCTCGCCCGCAACCCGCACCAGGACGCGGTGACCGACGAACACCCCGCCGTGCAGGAGGTGCTGGCGGAGACCGAGGACCGGCTCAACCTGCTCCTCGCCGTCGACGGCGACCGCACCCCGGACTCCTTCCACCGCGAGGTCGGCGAACTCATGTGGGAGTTCTGCGGGATGGCCCGCACCGACTCCGGGCTGCGCAAGGCGCTGGAGCGCATCCCACAGATCCGTGAGGAGTTCTGGCGCCGGATCAAGGTCCCGGGCACCGGCGAGGAGTTCAACCAGTCCCTGGAGAAGGCGAATCGCGTCGTCGACTACCTGGAACTCGCCGAGCTGATGTGCCTCGACGCGCTGCACCGCGCCGAGTCCTGCGGCGGCCACTTCCGAGAGGAGTCCCAGACGCCCGACGGCGAGGCCGCCCGCCGGGACGAGGAGTTCGCCTACGCGGCGGCCTGGGAGTTCACCGGCACCGGCGAGGCCCCCGTCCTGCACAAGGAAGACCTGGTCTTCGAGTACGTCCACCCCACTCAGCGGAGCTACGCATGA
- a CDS encoding succinate dehydrogenase/fumarate reductase iron-sulfur subunit, protein MKLTLRVWRQKNADADGAMSTYEVDGISSDMSFLEMLDTLNEELILRGEDPVAFDHDCREGICGACSLVINGDAHGPERTTTCQLHMRSFSDGDTIDIEPWRASAFPVIKDLVVDRSALDRIIQAGGYITAPTGAAPEAHATPVPKPDADFAFEHAECIGCGACVAACPNGAAMLFTSAKVNHLNVLPQGAPERETRVLDMVEQMDEEGFGGCTLTGECATACPKGIPLVSITSMNKEWLRATRKVARR, encoded by the coding sequence ATGAAGCTCACCCTGCGCGTCTGGCGGCAGAAGAACGCCGACGCCGACGGAGCGATGTCCACGTACGAGGTGGACGGGATCTCCTCCGACATGTCCTTCCTGGAGATGCTGGACACCCTCAACGAGGAGCTCATCCTGCGCGGGGAGGATCCGGTGGCCTTCGACCACGACTGCCGCGAGGGCATCTGCGGCGCGTGCTCGCTCGTCATCAACGGCGACGCGCACGGGCCGGAGCGCACGACCACCTGCCAGCTGCACATGCGCTCCTTCTCCGACGGCGACACGATCGACATCGAGCCCTGGCGGGCCTCCGCCTTCCCGGTGATCAAGGACCTGGTCGTGGACCGGTCGGCCCTCGACCGGATCATCCAGGCCGGCGGGTACATCACGGCGCCCACGGGAGCGGCTCCCGAGGCGCACGCGACGCCGGTGCCCAAGCCCGACGCCGACTTCGCGTTCGAGCACGCCGAGTGCATCGGATGCGGGGCGTGTGTGGCGGCCTGCCCCAACGGGGCCGCGATGCTCTTCACCTCGGCCAAGGTGAATCACCTCAACGTCCTGCCGCAGGGCGCCCCCGAGCGGGAGACCCGGGTGCTGGACATGGTGGAGCAGATGGACGAGGAGGGCTTCGGCGGCTGCACACTGACGGGCGAGTGCGCGACGGCCTGCCCCAAGGGGATCCCGCTGGTGTCCATCACGAGCATGAACAAGGAGTGGCTGCGGGCGACCCGGAAGGTCGCCAGGCGCTGA
- a CDS encoding GNAT family N-acyltransferase — MTGVSTLDRPPQSVAPTRYTVTLARDEDDVRAAQRLRHDVFAGEMGALLTTPEPGHDVDGFDAHCDHLLVRDTLTGQVVGTYRLLPPERAAVAGRLYSEGEFDLAPLAAIRPGLVEVGRSCVHPDHRDGAVIGLIWAGIARYMVDRGHDWLAGCCSIPLADGGALASGTWDRVRTKYLAPEEFRVRPLLPWEPAEGTGGTPAAHTELPPLLRGYLRLGAWVCGQPAHDPDFGVADMYVLLSMRRVNARYLRHFLSLVPA; from the coding sequence ATGACCGGCGTTTCCACCCTCGACCGACCCCCGCAGAGCGTCGCCCCCACCCGCTACACCGTCACCCTGGCCCGCGACGAGGACGACGTACGGGCCGCGCAGCGGCTGCGGCACGACGTGTTCGCCGGCGAGATGGGCGCCCTTCTGACCACCCCGGAGCCCGGCCACGACGTCGACGGCTTCGACGCCCACTGCGACCATCTCCTCGTCCGCGACACCCTGACCGGCCAGGTCGTCGGCACCTACCGGCTGCTGCCCCCGGAGCGGGCCGCGGTGGCCGGGCGCCTGTACTCGGAGGGCGAGTTCGACCTCGCGCCGCTCGCCGCGATCCGTCCCGGCCTCGTCGAGGTCGGCCGCTCCTGCGTGCACCCCGACCACCGCGACGGCGCCGTCATCGGCCTCATCTGGGCCGGGATCGCCCGCTACATGGTGGACCGCGGCCACGACTGGCTGGCCGGCTGCTGCTCGATCCCGCTCGCCGACGGCGGCGCGCTCGCGTCCGGCACCTGGGACCGGGTGCGCACCAAGTACCTGGCTCCCGAGGAGTTCCGGGTACGGCCGCTGCTGCCCTGGGAGCCGGCGGAAGGGACCGGAGGGACGCCCGCCGCCCACACCGAGCTGCCCCCGCTGCTGCGCGGCTACCTCCGCCTCGGCGCCTGGGTGTGCGGACAGCCCGCCCACGACCCGGACTTCGGGGTGGCCGACATGTACGTGCTGCTGTCGATGCGCCGGGTCAACGCCCGCTACCTGCGCCACTTCCTCTCGCTCGTCCCGGCCTGA